From Ignisphaera aggregans DSM 17230, the proteins below share one genomic window:
- a CDS encoding conserved hypothetical protein (KEGG: mse:Msed_2270 hypothetical protein~SPTR: A4YJ06 Putative uncharacterized protein) — protein sequence MSITFECRVNNISKSRLPDIDIIDFICNNNTEIKMDIHRNINIVKVNDKVYIELSKELPKYIEGKDFVGHGYVITKRQLDNKINIYISLWGFLVILSTTNRDLDKSLNYMDKIYLKIAKD from the coding sequence ATGAGTATAACATTTGAGTGTAGAGTCAACAATATTAGTAAATCACGTCTACCAGATATAGATATAATAGACTTCATCTGTAATAATAACACAGAAATAAAAATGGATATCCATAGAAATATAAACATAGTTAAAGTAAATGATAAGGTATATATAGAACTATCAAAAGAATTGCCCAAATATATAGAGGGAAAAGATTTTGTTGGACATGGATATGTTATAACAAAAAGACAGCTTGACAATAAAATAAACATATATATAAGTCTATGGGGATTCTTAGTAATACTCAGTACTACAAATAGAGATCTTGATAAAAGTTTAAACTATATGGATAAAATATATCTGAAGATAGCAAAAGATTGA
- a CDS encoding Like-Sm ribonucleoprotein core (InterPro IPR001163~KEGG: mse:Msed_2271 hypothetical protein~PFAM: Like-Sm ribonucleoprotein core~SPTR: A4YJ07 Putative uncharacterized protein~PFAM: LSM domain), protein MSYGIRSVAGELTKLIDKKVIVRLVDGKSYSGKLISFDPTSLHIVLGDAESSDGLRLHRVIISGSRVSELLVQEQPIFNAEEFASLVISKLGLRPDVVKVLSDTNSVIIYDRIKVTEAGVEGTGSFAQRIYEIYTEYIESKKRGGR, encoded by the coding sequence ATGAGCTATGGTATTAGAAGTGTAGCTGGTGAATTAACAAAGCTTATTGATAAAAAGGTTATAGTTAGGCTAGTTGATGGTAAATCATATAGTGGTAAGTTAATTTCCTTTGATCCAACTTCTCTGCATATAGTATTGGGCGATGCTGAAAGTAGTGATGGATTAAGATTACATAGGGTTATTATAAGCGGTTCTAGAGTTTCAGAGTTATTGGTTCAAGAACAACCAATATTTAATGCAGAGGAATTTGCTTCATTAGTTATATCAAAACTTGGATTACGTCCCGATGTAGTAAAGGTGCTTTCTGATACCAACTCTGTAATAATCTATGATAGGATTAAGGTTACAGAAGCAGGTGTAGAGGGTACTGGTAGCTTTGCCCAAAGGATTTATGAGATTTATACAGAGTATATAGAGAGTAAGAAAAGAGGTGGAAGATAG
- a CDS encoding tRNA-guanine transglycosylase, various specificities (COGs: COG0343 Queuine/archaeosine tRNA-ribosyltransferase~InterPro IPR002616~KEGG: smr:Smar_0911 7-cyano-7-deazaguanine tRNA-ribosyltransferase~PFAM: Queuine/other tRNA-ribosyltransferase~SPTR: A3DN00 Archaeosine tRNA-ribosyltransferase~TIGRFAM: tRNA-guanine transglycosylase, various specificities~manually curated~PFAM: Queuine tRNA-ribosyltransferase~TIGRFAM: tRNA-guanine transglycosylases, various specificities; tRNA-guanine transglycosylase, archaeosine-15-forming) — protein sequence MCFEIKEQDLAGRIGRLKTKYGVIETPYLFPVIDPLLRNQYISLEEILNMGFNAIITNAYILKKNRNIDDDIHNILKFPNTIMTDSGAYQILQYGDVEVSNIDIVTYQCKIKSDIGVILDIPTRYDASREEAFRSAQETLKRALEVKEIIQECRDTLWVLPIQGGVYLDILRDAAKRAVEIAGYGYSIFALGSPTTLLESYMFDKLIEMIYTVRSVIPSSYPLHLFGAGHPIIIPLVVALGVDFMDSASYILYAEDFRYMTRRSTYRLEELKYFPCECPVCSRYSPEELMKMPKNDKIRMLALHNLYTIAREIRETKQAIREGRLWEYIEERINSHPAVKKAFNSIKKYLEYIYRKTPINRSNVKALFILSTDSLYNPKLVLSRRKVLDNMPRDTNCIIFLPYNIKADYEKHYLHVFEYQYENYCDIYLYKPVVGLIPYNLISRYPFSQHEIGIEFSREIINDLTYFALEVLIRYMNLSHDILNLKVYICSKDRWTMDFATELHLLLKHLANKISMNVVDICRNDA from the coding sequence GTTTGTTTCGAAATAAAAGAGCAAGATCTTGCAGGTAGAATAGGTAGGTTAAAGACAAAGTATGGAGTTATTGAAACCCCCTATCTTTTTCCTGTTATAGATCCATTGCTTAGAAATCAATACATTAGTCTTGAAGAAATACTAAATATGGGATTTAATGCAATAATTACTAATGCCTATATTCTTAAGAAGAATAGAAATATTGATGACGATATTCATAATATACTAAAGTTTCCTAATACTATAATGACAGACTCTGGAGCATATCAAATTCTTCAGTATGGAGATGTTGAGGTATCAAATATTGATATAGTGACATATCAATGTAAAATCAAGAGCGACATAGGGGTGATACTTGATATACCTACGAGGTATGATGCCAGCAGAGAGGAAGCTTTTAGGAGTGCTCAGGAGACTTTAAAGAGAGCTCTTGAGGTAAAAGAAATTATTCAAGAATGTAGGGATACACTTTGGGTTTTACCAATACAAGGTGGTGTATATCTCGATATACTTAGGGATGCAGCTAAAAGAGCTGTAGAAATTGCAGGGTATGGTTATAGCATATTTGCTCTTGGAAGTCCTACAACTCTCTTAGAGAGCTATATGTTTGATAAATTGATTGAAATGATATATACTGTTAGAAGTGTCATACCATCTTCCTATCCATTACATCTCTTTGGTGCAGGCCATCCAATTATAATTCCCTTAGTTGTAGCCTTAGGGGTTGATTTTATGGATTCTGCTAGTTACATTTTATATGCAGAGGATTTTAGGTACATGACCCGCAGATCTACATATAGATTAGAAGAACTTAAATATTTTCCATGTGAATGCCCTGTATGTTCTAGATATAGTCCTGAAGAACTTATGAAAATGCCTAAGAATGATAAAATTAGGATGTTGGCTCTTCATAATTTATATACCATAGCTAGAGAAATTAGAGAAACAAAACAAGCAATAAGAGAGGGAAGGTTATGGGAATATATCGAGGAACGTATAAATAGTCATCCAGCAGTTAAAAAAGCGTTTAATAGCATAAAAAAGTATCTAGAATATATCTATCGTAAAACTCCAATTAATAGATCAAATGTGAAGGCATTATTTATATTATCAACAGACTCTCTATATAATCCTAAGCTAGTATTATCAAGAAGAAAAGTTTTAGATAATATGCCTAGAGATACTAACTGTATAATATTTCTGCCTTACAATATAAAGGCAGACTATGAGAAACATTATTTACATGTATTTGAATATCAATATGAGAACTACTGTGACATCTATCTATATAAACCAGTTGTTGGATTAATACCATATAATTTGATATCACGATATCCTTTCTCTCAGCATGAGATTGGCATAGAATTTTCAAGAGAGATTATCAATGATTTAACTTATTTTGCTTTAGAGGTCTTAATTAGATATATGAATCTTAGCCATGATATACTTAATTTAAAGGTATATATATGTAGTAAGGATAGATGGACTATGGACTTTGCAACAGAATTGCATCTATTATTAAAACATCTTGCTAATAAAATAAGTATGAATGTAGTGGATATCTGTCGCAATGATGCATAG
- a CDS encoding protein of unknown function DUF75 (COGs: COG1938 protein of ATP-grasp superfamily~InterPro IPR002766~KEGG: sai:Saci_0658 hypothetical protein~PFAM: protein of unknown function DUF75~SPTR: Q4JAY7 Conserved Archaeal protein~PFAM: PAC2 family): MKRVKRYTIKYIKTVTMKKNRVMITGFQGFGAVGYLAPRYMVSKLSMELIGYIEPPIFPDFTSIEDYGFSMPHEIFIKSLDDRDIVVLLNRVNPDRKYMNSYLNSIVKIISDLNIEEVFLIGGLDSRFREREEEYRWFKTSNNPRNIEAPYFMKGAYIVGPLASLLLYLENLKIPATVLLPYTEPESIDHKAAAIAIKVISKLLNFDIDVDELLGYAEKVEELERILQKMYLQQDERRESIMHT, translated from the coding sequence ATGAAAAGAGTTAAAAGATATACCATTAAGTATATAAAAACTGTTACAATGAAAAAGAATAGAGTTATGATAACAGGATTCCAAGGATTTGGAGCTGTGGGATATTTAGCACCAAGATATATGGTTTCAAAACTATCGATGGAATTGATTGGATATATAGAACCTCCTATATTCCCAGATTTCACATCTATAGAAGATTATGGATTTAGCATGCCCCATGAAATATTTATTAAAAGCTTGGATGATAGAGATATAGTTGTGCTATTGAATAGAGTTAATCCGGATAGAAAGTATATGAATAGCTACCTAAATTCTATAGTCAAAATAATATCGGACCTAAATATAGAGGAAGTATTTTTAATAGGTGGTCTAGATTCAAGATTTAGAGAAAGAGAAGAGGAATATAGATGGTTTAAAACTAGTAATAACCCACGTAATATAGAAGCTCCATATTTTATGAAAGGAGCATATATAGTAGGACCTCTTGCTTCACTGCTACTCTATTTGGAGAATCTTAAAATTCCAGCAACAGTATTATTGCCATATACAGAGCCAGAGAGCATAGACCACAAGGCAGCAGCTATAGCAATAAAGGTTATATCTAAGCTCTTGAACTTTGATATAGATGTAGATGAGCTATTGGGCTATGCAGAAAAGGTAGAGGAGCTTGAGAGAATACTTCAAAAAATGTACTTGCAACAGGATGAGCGAAGAGAGAGTATAATGCATACATGA
- a CDS encoding PUA domain containing protein (COGs: COG1370 Prefoldin molecular chaperone implicated in de novo protein folding alpha subunit~InterPro IPR002478:IPR004521~KEGG: mmz:MmarC7_1632 7-cyano-7-deazaguanine tRNA-ribosyltransferase~PFAM: PUA domain containing protein~SMART: PUA domain containing protein~SPTR: A6VJR4 7-cyano-7-deazaguanine tRNA-ribosyltransferase~PFAM: PUA domain~TIGRFAM: uncharacterized domain 2), which translates to MMVKCREVNKADIRVLRDLILYQYGTESIKIFDHLDVSRMKMCYSVNTGRLRGIIYDDKILATIRASDFTLVPHLSLGVLLHKVLPYPKWRIVIINEIVEDLLNEGYTVFSRHIIDGDPRIRAYDEILVVDEDDELIAVGRALVDYETMITSIYGGAVQIREKVDKYEKS; encoded by the coding sequence ATGATGGTAAAATGTAGAGAGGTAAATAAAGCTGATATTAGAGTTCTAAGGGATCTAATATTATATCAATATGGTACTGAATCTATTAAAATATTTGATCATCTAGATGTATCAAGGATGAAGATGTGTTATTCTGTTAATACAGGAAGATTGAGAGGTATAATATATGATGATAAAATTCTTGCAACAATACGTGCATCTGATTTTACTCTGGTACCCCATCTATCTTTAGGGGTATTGCTACATAAAGTACTTCCCTATCCAAAATGGCGAATAGTAATTATTAATGAGATTGTAGAGGATCTATTGAATGAAGGATATACAGTATTTTCTCGCCACATTATTGACGGAGATCCAAGGATAAGAGCTTATGATGAAATACTAGTAGTTGATGAAGATGATGAGCTTATAGCTGTGGGTAGAGCTTTAGTAGATTATGAGACCATGATAACATCAATATATGGTGGTGCAGTACAGATAAGAGAAAAGGTTGATAAATATGAAAAGAGTTAA
- a CDS encoding Proteasome-activating nucleotidase (COGs: COG1222 ATP-dependent 26S proteasome regulatory subunit~InterProIPR003959:IPR011704:IPR003593:IPR003960:IPR 005937~KEGG: smr:Smar_0914 proteasome-activating nucleotidase~PFAM: AAA ATPase central domain protein; ATPase associated with various cellular activities AAA_5~PRIAM: Microtubule-severing ATPase~SMART: AAA ATPase~SPTR: A3DN03 Proteasome-activating nucleotidase~TIGRFAM: 26S proteasome subunit P45 family~PFAM: ATPase family associated with various cellular activities (AAA)~TIGRFAM: 26S proteasome subunit P45 family), producing MASRMALEDSGFIKDVSNINYEKNLENRVRELEIELSMLKEIIAKYREELEYYKSQVEKLMAPPLIEATVIEVLDDERALVKSSSGPTLIVRILETIDKSKLKPGTSVALNQRGSTIVEILPRSEDPYVQAFEVIEKPNISYDDIGGLEQQIQELREAIELPLKNPHIFKILGIEPPKGVLLYGPPGCGKTLLAKAIAHETNATFIRLVASELAQKFIGEGARIVREVFELARKKAPSIILIDEIDAIAARRIDVGTSGEREIHRTLTQLLAEMDGFNPLDNVKIIATTNRLDILDPAILRPGRFDKIIEIPLPNTRGRYEILKIHTRKMPLAEDVDLVKIAQITEGATGADLKAICVEAALKALRENRFIVSMEDFNYAIKKVIKNRYRPYAQILSNNITAVMMYQ from the coding sequence ATGGCGAGTAGGATGGCACTAGAAGATAGTGGATTTATAAAAGATGTTAGTAATATAAATTATGAGAAGAATTTAGAGAATAGAGTTAGAGAGTTAGAAATAGAGCTATCAATGCTTAAGGAGATTATAGCTAAATATAGAGAAGAACTAGAATACTATAAGTCTCAAGTAGAAAAATTGATGGCACCACCATTAATAGAAGCTACTGTTATAGAGGTATTAGATGATGAAAGAGCCTTAGTAAAAAGTTCTTCTGGCCCTACTCTAATAGTTCGTATTCTTGAGACTATTGATAAATCTAAGCTTAAACCAGGTACCTCTGTTGCTTTAAATCAAAGAGGTTCCACTATTGTTGAAATTCTACCTAGATCTGAAGATCCATATGTTCAAGCATTTGAAGTAATAGAAAAGCCTAACATATCTTATGATGATATTGGTGGATTAGAACAACAAATACAGGAACTGCGTGAAGCTATAGAACTCCCACTAAAAAATCCTCATATATTTAAAATTCTTGGTATAGAGCCCCCAAAAGGAGTATTACTATATGGTCCACCAGGATGTGGAAAAACACTTCTCGCAAAAGCAATTGCACATGAAACAAATGCTACATTTATACGTTTAGTGGCTTCCGAACTAGCCCAAAAATTCATTGGTGAAGGTGCAAGAATAGTTAGAGAGGTTTTTGAACTAGCTAGGAAAAAAGCACCATCGATAATCCTAATTGATGAAATAGATGCTATTGCTGCTCGAAGAATAGATGTTGGGACAAGTGGAGAAAGAGAAATACATAGAACTTTGACGCAATTACTTGCTGAGATGGATGGATTCAATCCTCTTGACAATGTAAAGATTATTGCAACAACAAATAGATTAGATATTCTGGATCCAGCAATATTAAGACCAGGAAGATTTGATAAAATTATAGAAATTCCTCTACCAAACACGAGAGGACGTTATGAAATATTAAAAATACATACTAGAAAAATGCCTCTAGCAGAAGATGTTGATCTAGTTAAAATAGCACAAATAACAGAGGGAGCCACTGGAGCAGATCTTAAAGCTATATGTGTAGAAGCGGCACTTAAAGCACTACGAGAGAATAGATTTATTGTGTCTATGGAGGACTTTAACTATGCTATTAAAAAGGTGATTAAAAACAGATATCGTCCCTATGCACAGATACTTTCAAATAATATTACTGCTGTGATGATGTATCAATGA
- a CDS encoding transcriptional regulator, XRE family (COGs: COG1813 transcription factor homolog of eukaryotic MBF1~InterPro IPR001387~KEGG: dka:DKAM_1269 predicted transcription factor~PFAM: helix-turn-helix domain protein~SMART: helix-turn-helix domain protein~SPTR: B8D664 Predicted transcription factor~PFAM: Helix-turn-helix~TIGRFAM: conserved hypothetical protein TIGR00270), which yields MRYCEMCGMEVEESNMYKVNIEGTILNVCSSCYSRLASKGKLLHQTQQVPDIAKTKESSLRKPTSSSKPTQNTSVSTISRNKGTIQPKMYENYELVEDYAEKIRKARESLGWSQAILAEKVKTSENIIKRIESGKLRPTYDLAKRLEDVLKIKLLVPSVEEDVSKQKIQKYITLGEIVNIRESK from the coding sequence ATGAGATACTGTGAAATGTGTGGTATGGAAGTAGAGGAAAGTAATATGTATAAGGTAAACATAGAAGGTACAATTCTAAATGTCTGTAGTTCTTGCTATTCTCGCTTAGCATCTAAAGGTAAACTATTACATCAGACTCAACAAGTTCCAGATATAGCTAAAACTAAGGAATCTTCACTCAGAAAGCCTACTTCTTCTTCTAAACCTACTCAAAATACTTCAGTAAGCACTATATCTAGAAATAAGGGGACAATACAGCCTAAAATGTATGAAAATTATGAACTAGTAGAGGATTATGCTGAGAAAATCCGAAAAGCAAGAGAAAGTCTTGGATGGAGCCAAGCCATATTAGCTGAGAAGGTCAAAACTAGTGAAAATATAATAAAGAGAATAGAGAGTGGTAAGCTAAGACCTACGTATGATTTGGCAAAGAGATTAGAAGATGTATTGAAGATAAAGCTTTTGGTTCCTTCTGTAGAAGAGGATGTATCTAAACAAAAGATACAAAAATATATAACCTTAGGAGAAATTGTTAATATTAGAGAATCGAAGTAA
- a CDS encoding GTP-binding proten HflX (COGs: COG2262 GTPase~InterPro IPR006073:IPR002917:IPR016496:IPR005225~KEGG: smr:Smar_0916 small GTP-binding protein~PFAM: GTP-binding protein HSR1-related~SPTR: A3DN05 Small GTP-binding protein~TIGRFAM: GTP-binding proten HflX; small GTP-binding protein~PFAM: GTPase of unknown function~TIGRFAM: GTP-binding protein HflX; small GTP-binding protein domain), with the protein MKEPAILILRYDDLEYIDEILSIASEAGLEVKETLTIKKIDSRCFLTPGKILRLKYLINNNGIKKLCIYDDLKPRQVSCLLKELGIDIIDRVMLILSVFQRHAGSKEALMQIEIARLKHEIPLIRDWIKRAKTGELPGFLSLGRYAIDVYYRHIKRRISKLNKELAQMRIKRESERAKRKDLGFIHVSIVGYTNAGKTTLFNVLSNLDKPTGTEMFTTLSTKISTLKICGKTFALIDTVGFIRKIPVTIIESFKAVLEEISYSDLILLVVDISKDEEKLLDEIHTSIEILRTIGAIGKPIVLILNKIDLVNDNSIDKKIYSVLKNVKDKDINIIDYVPISALNRTNIDRVKEVLCKYAE; encoded by the coding sequence ATGAAGGAACCAGCAATATTGATATTAAGATATGATGACTTGGAATACATTGATGAGATTTTATCTATAGCCTCCGAAGCTGGATTAGAAGTCAAAGAGACATTAACCATAAAAAAGATTGATAGTAGATGTTTCTTAACACCGGGTAAGATTCTTAGGCTCAAATATCTCATAAATAATAATGGTATAAAGAAACTATGTATATATGATGATTTAAAGCCAAGACAAGTAAGCTGTCTTCTAAAAGAATTGGGTATAGATATAATTGACAGGGTTATGCTCATACTGTCTGTTTTTCAGAGACATGCAGGGTCTAAAGAAGCTTTAATGCAGATAGAGATAGCTAGACTTAAGCACGAGATTCCATTAATTAGAGACTGGATTAAAAGAGCTAAGACAGGTGAGCTACCAGGTTTTCTTAGCCTTGGTAGATATGCTATAGATGTCTATTATAGACATATAAAGAGAAGAATATCTAAGCTAAATAAAGAATTGGCACAGATGAGAATAAAGAGAGAAAGTGAAAGAGCTAAGAGAAAGGATCTAGGATTTATCCATGTTTCAATAGTAGGATATACAAATGCTGGAAAAACAACGTTATTCAATGTGTTATCAAACTTAGATAAACCTACAGGAACAGAAATGTTTACAACACTATCAACAAAAATAAGTACATTGAAAATATGTGGAAAGACTTTTGCTTTAATAGACACTGTTGGTTTTATACGAAAAATACCCGTAACAATTATAGAGTCATTTAAGGCAGTCCTAGAGGAGATAAGTTACTCAGATTTAATTCTCTTAGTTGTAGATATAAGTAAAGATGAAGAGAAGCTTCTCGATGAAATTCATACATCTATCGAAATTCTAAGAACTATTGGTGCCATAGGTAAACCCATAGTACTTATTTTAAATAAGATTGATTTAGTAAATGATAATAGTATTGATAAAAAGATTTATAGTGTTCTTAAGAATGTTAAAGATAAAGATATAAACATTATAGATTATGTTCCTATATCGGCTCTTAATAGAACTAATATAGATAGGGTAAAGGAGGTATTATGCAAATATGCAGAATAA
- a CDS encoding conserved hypothetical protein (COGs: COG1303 conserved hypothetical protein~InterPro IPR002845~KEGG: smr:Smar_0917 hypothetical protein~SPTR: A3DN06 tRNA ribose 2'-O-methyltransferase aTrm56~PFAM: tRNA ribose 2'-O-methyltransferase, aTrm56), with amino-acid sequence MDKEIYILRLGHRPKRDRRVTTHVILVARAFGAKGVYISDIIDPVLSQTLSKVVKRWGGKYFELIMGVKPLEIIYKLKSEGFCIVHLTMYGLHIDSIIDNIRHQCKKILVVIGAEKVERIYYEISDYNIAIGNQPHSEVAALAIFLDRLWKGAELGLCFSDAQYYIIPSEKNKVVKKVE; translated from the coding sequence ATGGATAAGGAGATATACATCCTTAGACTAGGTCATAGACCAAAAAGAGATCGCAGAGTTACAACACATGTAATTCTAGTGGCTAGAGCCTTTGGTGCAAAAGGAGTATATATATCTGATATTATTGATCCAGTACTTTCTCAAACACTATCTAAGGTAGTGAAACGTTGGGGTGGGAAATACTTTGAGCTCATCATGGGTGTAAAGCCTCTTGAAATAATCTATAAACTTAAATCTGAAGGTTTTTGCATAGTACATTTAACGATGTATGGACTACATATAGATTCAATAATTGATAATATAAGGCATCAATGTAAAAAGATTCTTGTTGTAATTGGAGCAGAAAAAGTTGAAAGGATATACTATGAGATATCTGATTATAACATTGCTATAGGTAATCAACCTCATTCTGAAGTAGCAGCATTAGCAATATTCTTAGATAGACTTTGGAAGGGTGCAGAATTAGGTTTATGTTTTTCAGATGCACAATACTATATTATCCCTAGTGAGAAAAATAAGGTGGTGAAAAAAGTTGAGTGA
- a CDS encoding Transcription factor TFIIE, alpha subunit (COGs: COG1675 Transcription initiation factor IIE alpha subunit~InterPro IPR002853~KEGG: sin:YN1551_0972 transcription factor TFIIE, alpha subunit~PFAM: Transcription factor TFIIE, alpha subunit~SMART: Transcription factor TFIIE, alpha subunit~SPTR: C4KIS0 Transcription factor TFIIE, alpha subunit~PFAM: TFIIE alpha subunit~TIGRFAM: conserved hypothetical protein TIGR00373), with the protein MSDEYILRAVEIIAGENGRKIMERLLLAHQGKSDEELAQELNMKVNDVRRILYELAKYGFVSYIRTTKGDSRWYNFYWYTDKSMSNKAIIQRIKEIIRILQERLEYEKSEAFYLCPNDNTRYTFEEAFENNFRCLSCGGELIEVDNNKIVSHLLELIRRLQTIVNEYEQSKHS; encoded by the coding sequence TTGAGTGATGAGTACATACTTAGAGCTGTAGAGATTATAGCAGGGGAAAATGGAAGGAAAATAATGGAGAGATTATTATTGGCACATCAAGGAAAAAGTGATGAAGAATTAGCTCAAGAACTAAATATGAAGGTAAATGATGTTAGAAGAATACTATATGAATTAGCAAAATATGGATTTGTTTCATATATAAGGACAACTAAAGGTGATAGTAGATGGTATAATTTCTATTGGTATACCGATAAATCTATGAGTAATAAAGCGATAATACAAAGAATAAAAGAGATTATTAGAATATTACAAGAAAGGTTAGAATACGAAAAATCAGAAGCTTTTTACCTATGTCCTAACGATAATACAAGATATACATTTGAAGAAGCATTTGAAAATAATTTCAGATGTCTAAGTTGTGGTGGTGAGCTTATAGAAGTTGATAATAATAAGATTGTGTCACATCTCCTAGAATTAATAAGAAGATTACAGACAATTGTGAATGAATATGAGCAGTCTAAGCATAGTTGA